One Spirosoma agri DNA window includes the following coding sequences:
- a CDS encoding carboxymuconolactone decarboxylase family protein: MPHIDFLPGLPGIRGPMAFSSETARPLNDLVNVLLRANANHPDSTLSEGERELIATYVSAQNDCFFCQTIHGAVASHHLGDTDWSLVRSVKQDYVQAAISDKLKALLTIAGSVQQGGKQVTTEQIDRARAEGATDRDIHDTVLIAAAFCMFNRYVDGLNTWAPDDPELYRYRAQKVAEYGYTHDDHYMPPR, translated from the coding sequence ATGCCTCACATTGATTTTTTGCCCGGTTTGCCGGGTATTCGCGGCCCGATGGCGTTTAGTTCCGAAACGGCCCGCCCCCTTAATGATCTGGTCAACGTACTGCTTCGCGCGAATGCAAACCATCCTGATTCAACCCTCAGCGAAGGCGAGCGGGAACTGATTGCCACGTATGTATCCGCTCAAAACGATTGTTTTTTCTGCCAGACCATTCACGGGGCCGTAGCCAGTCACCACCTGGGCGATACTGACTGGTCGCTGGTGCGGTCGGTGAAACAGGACTATGTCCAGGCCGCTATTTCGGATAAACTAAAGGCTTTATTAACCATTGCCGGAAGCGTACAGCAAGGCGGCAAGCAAGTCACAACTGAGCAGATTGACAGGGCCCGCGCCGAAGGAGCCACCGACCGCGATATTCACGATACGGTGTTGATTGCGGCTGCGTTCTGCATGTTCAACCGGTATGTCGATGGGCTGAACACCTGGGCGCCTGACGATCCGGAATTATATCGGTATCGGGCGCAGAAAGTAGCTGAATACGGCTACACCCACGATGATCATTATATGCCGCCACGTTAA
- a CDS encoding YtxH domain-containing protein: protein MEFKLGKKSGGYVTAKTYSAGVLTGLIVGLTVGMLFAPRSGKKTRRRIKDTLADQTKEIQNQWDKATSEIQNQWDKTTSQAKDAVDTIKGKIS from the coding sequence ATGGAATTCAAATTAGGCAAAAAGTCAGGCGGGTATGTTACAGCGAAAACGTACAGTGCAGGTGTATTAACGGGTCTCATTGTCGGGCTGACAGTCGGAATGCTGTTTGCCCCGCGTTCTGGCAAGAAAACACGCAGACGTATCAAAGACACGTTAGCTGACCAGACAAAAGAAATCCAGAACCAGTGGGATAAGGCGACATCAGAAATTCAAAACCAGTGGGACAAAACAACATCCCAGGCGAAAGATGCCGTCGATACGATCAAAGGCAAGATCAGTTAA
- a CDS encoding sensor histidine kinase: protein MAHSKSEKLIHLLADNLDMRRESILNLWRTRCQQDQSLNSKMGFAREEFNDQVPALLNILAQRLRGEIEESDPLSRAGEHGLHRWQRGYSLPELLTELEHLYWIILDEVRAFQQQHRQLTGDSLSLIYRQVFELEAESKRGSVLYYDQLRQTNAAEQANSLQESLDKLQQLSKQQGDHLRQNSHDLRSSFGILMGAANLLQLPNTEKERVQFVDMLNRNLASIRGMLLQLTDYARIEAGQEKVDVSEFDAATLVRECVDLAQPLVDPHNFVLQGDGPDTLPVRSDAIKVQRILQNLLYNAIKYTKSGWVYVSWAQENETRWILSVQDSGTGYTPNSPTSLLAEQLRPLSQPSSTHQSGGPGEYPLQEPPTTESLKSPSASHQKESEGLGLFIVKKLCELLRASMDIESAPGKGTLVRIRFLSNQEASNSSD from the coding sequence ATGGCTCACTCTAAGTCTGAAAAACTAATCCATCTGCTCGCTGATAATCTGGATATGCGCCGGGAATCTATCCTCAATCTATGGCGTACGCGCTGCCAGCAAGACCAAAGTCTGAACAGCAAGATGGGTTTCGCCCGCGAAGAATTTAATGATCAGGTACCTGCCTTGCTCAATATTTTAGCTCAACGCTTACGGGGAGAAATCGAAGAATCAGATCCGCTTTCCAGGGCAGGCGAACATGGCCTTCACCGCTGGCAACGGGGCTATTCACTGCCCGAACTGCTGACGGAGTTAGAGCATCTATACTGGATCATCCTCGACGAAGTGCGGGCCTTTCAGCAACAACATAGACAACTTACCGGGGATTCGCTCTCCCTGATCTATCGGCAGGTATTTGAGTTGGAAGCCGAAAGCAAACGCGGGAGTGTGCTCTACTACGATCAACTGCGCCAGACCAACGCAGCCGAACAAGCCAACAGTCTGCAAGAATCGCTCGACAAACTTCAGCAGCTGAGTAAACAACAAGGTGATCACCTACGCCAGAATTCGCATGATTTGCGCTCCAGTTTCGGTATTCTGATGGGTGCGGCCAATCTGCTTCAGCTGCCCAACACGGAGAAAGAGCGAGTTCAGTTTGTGGACATGCTGAACCGTAATCTGGCCTCTATTCGCGGTATGCTGCTTCAGCTGACCGATTATGCCCGGATCGAAGCGGGTCAGGAGAAGGTGGATGTCAGTGAATTTGATGCCGCGACTCTGGTACGGGAATGCGTTGATCTGGCCCAACCCCTGGTCGATCCCCATAATTTTGTATTGCAAGGCGATGGGCCTGATACCCTGCCGGTACGCAGTGATGCCATCAAGGTCCAGCGTATTTTACAAAACTTGCTTTACAATGCCATCAAATATACCAAGTCGGGGTGGGTATATGTGTCCTGGGCTCAGGAAAACGAGACCCGCTGGATTCTGAGTGTACAGGATTCGGGCACTGGCTATACCCCTAACAGCCCGACTAGTCTGTTAGCGGAACAGTTAAGACCACTCAGCCAACCCAGTAGCACTCATCAATCCGGCGGACCCGGTGAGTATCCGCTTCAGGAACCACCGACGACCGAATCCCTTAAAAGCCCATCGGCCAGCCATCAGAAGGAAAGTGAAGGACTAGGGTTGTTTATTGTCAAGAAGCTCTGTGAATTACTGCGGGCCAGCATGGATATTGAAAGCGCTCCGGGGAAGGGCACTTTAGTCCGCATTCGATTCCTGTCCAATCAAGAGGCAAGCAACAGTAGTGACTAA
- a CDS encoding gliding motility-associated C-terminal domain-containing protein, whose translation MARQSTWLLILALALFCIQANGQNLVPNGSFEQYAQCPQQDNLLSEAVPWYNPSRATPDFYHECFKSGQMALSPHTGQGLAHLFLDRGWSEYMAVPLLKPLEANQCYSFEMYVALETPNKLLPQTLGAYFSTQPVTTTTTELFAVNPQFIESQLTANTPALRWQRVSGSITAKGGEKYVTIGSFFKSPPQLGFYYLFIDDVSLLPVKLDLGRDTTLCGRASTYSLSAKTPGAIDYLWNDGTISPTLLVTKAGTYSVKVTTPCKILYDTISINYSLDFNLGPDTTLCTGQTLTLSVPSSASSTYSWQNGSSLNTFPVSQAGRYTVRVTQANCTVTDSIQVRYTEPPQLDLGQDIELCGAERFTIQPTVAKGQFAWQDLFAEQSRTVTNSGVFRATVRNECATVTDSIVISYGACDCVLYTPDSFTPNGDGSNDTFSAYGCGDISIQSLSVFNRWGELIFTTTTPPFQWDGYVQGVACPTGVYAWHIDYRLSQRNKVTPGQRQGSVYVLH comes from the coding sequence ATGGCACGACAATCTACCTGGCTTCTGATTCTGGCTTTAGCCCTGTTCTGCATCCAGGCGAACGGGCAAAATCTTGTACCAAACGGAAGCTTTGAACAATACGCTCAGTGTCCTCAGCAGGATAACCTTCTTAGCGAAGCGGTGCCCTGGTATAACCCTAGCCGGGCTACGCCTGACTTTTACCACGAATGCTTTAAAAGCGGCCAGATGGCATTGTCACCCCACACAGGACAGGGACTGGCACACTTATTTCTGGATAGAGGCTGGTCTGAATACATGGCCGTACCGCTGCTGAAGCCACTGGAAGCAAACCAATGCTACTCGTTCGAAATGTATGTGGCTTTGGAAACGCCGAATAAACTGCTTCCCCAAACGCTTGGCGCTTATTTCTCAACACAACCCGTCACAACGACCACAACCGAATTATTTGCGGTTAATCCGCAGTTTATCGAGAGTCAGCTCACGGCTAACACCCCGGCGTTACGGTGGCAACGGGTATCGGGCAGCATTACCGCCAAGGGAGGAGAGAAATATGTCACCATCGGCAGTTTCTTCAAGTCGCCCCCGCAGTTAGGGTTCTATTATCTCTTCATCGACGACGTATCCCTTTTGCCGGTCAAGCTTGATCTGGGCCGGGACACGACCCTTTGCGGCCGTGCGAGTACGTATTCGCTCAGCGCCAAAACCCCCGGCGCTATAGACTACCTCTGGAACGACGGCACTATATCTCCGACTCTCTTGGTAACGAAAGCAGGCACTTATTCCGTAAAGGTCACGACGCCCTGTAAAATTTTGTATGATACGATTTCGATTAACTATAGTCTCGATTTTAATCTGGGTCCTGACACGACCCTATGTACCGGTCAGACACTTACGTTAAGCGTTCCGTCCAGTGCTTCATCGACCTATTCCTGGCAGAATGGTTCGTCGTTGAATACCTTTCCCGTATCACAGGCTGGCCGCTACACCGTCAGGGTCACGCAAGCGAATTGCACCGTCACCGACAGCATTCAAGTCCGGTACACGGAACCACCCCAGCTAGACCTGGGCCAGGACATAGAGCTTTGTGGAGCGGAGCGATTTACGATCCAGCCAACAGTCGCAAAAGGCCAGTTTGCCTGGCAAGATCTATTTGCAGAGCAATCCCGAACCGTGACAAACTCTGGCGTTTTTCGCGCAACAGTACGTAATGAGTGCGCAACGGTTACGGATTCTATCGTGATCTCTTACGGTGCCTGTGACTGCGTTCTGTACACCCCCGATTCATTCACACCCAATGGCGACGGTTCGAATGATACGTTCTCTGCGTATGGGTGTGGGGACATTTCGATTCAATCCCTTTCTGTTTTCAACCGCTGGGGTGAGTTAATTTTCACGACGACGACCCCTCCTTTTCAATGGGACGGGTATGTTCAGGGAGTTGCCTGCCCAACGGGCGTGTATGCCTGGCATATTGACTATCGATTAAGCCAGCGCAATAAAGTAACGCCCGGTCAACGCCAGGGCTCTGTTTACGTACTGCATTAA
- a CDS encoding carboxymuconolactone decarboxylase family protein codes for MPYIQLNNDAPGIRSLVMYRPDTGKPLYELVQALLRAGSPDSTLSDAERELIAAYVSSRNRTAFCMNSHAAASRYLFGEQASVVDQALQNPETAPISSKLRALLTIAERVTADARTVTDDVVAAARTEGATDGDIHDTVLIAASFSMYNRYVDGLATLTPDDPAAYAAMGERMGKIGYALPKPN; via the coding sequence ATGCCATATATTCAACTCAATAACGACGCGCCGGGTATTCGCAGTCTGGTTATGTACCGGCCCGACACGGGTAAACCACTTTATGAACTAGTACAGGCGTTACTTCGCGCCGGTTCACCCGACAGCACATTGTCCGATGCCGAGCGCGAACTGATTGCGGCCTATGTGTCGAGCCGGAACCGCACGGCTTTCTGTATGAACAGCCACGCTGCGGCCTCCCGCTATCTTTTTGGCGAACAGGCATCGGTTGTCGATCAGGCACTGCAAAATCCGGAAACGGCACCCATCTCGTCCAAACTTCGGGCTCTGCTCACGATTGCCGAACGCGTAACGGCTGATGCGCGTACGGTGACGGACGATGTGGTGGCAGCTGCCCGAACGGAAGGCGCGACCGATGGCGATATTCACGACACGGTGCTCATTGCCGCTTCGTTTTCGATGTACAACCGCTATGTGGATGGCCTTGCCACGCTGACGCCCGACGACCCGGCTGCCTACGCGGCCATGGGCGAGCGCATGGGAAAGATAGGCTACGCCTTACCCAAACCAAACTAA
- a CDS encoding carboxypeptidase-like regulatory domain-containing protein has translation MNIKKYALLFAGLWLVSTLTFAQSVNITGSVMDLVNHKPLVNATVTLTGQRLGAVTDNDGKFSIQTNRAGALTLRISMVGYEPQTVLVTNSNAPLVIHLNPSVSDLDEVVVGASRVEERLVRAPVTIEKMDARNIRETPSASFYEGINNVKGVDMVTSGLTYRQINTRGFASTGNSRFLQLIDGVDNQPAGFGFSVGNMFGLSDLDAESVELVPGAASALYGPAAFNGALLMTSKDPFTHQGLSVQAKVGVNHLNDRNTGAAMYNDHAIRYAKAFNNKFAFKLNASYMWGLDWFATDYNDVNQATPTDQRGAQNPARNGLNIYGDEVVRTLTNAGQVSRTGYLEKDLTDYNVYSLKLNGALHYRITPGLEAIYAFNYAKGTANYTGSNRFSVNGFSLTQHRLELRGKQFFVRWYSNAEDSHNSYNTRSLGQQINRTWVRDLNGNVVTPDKADDTWFSRYAAAYGGTIPNVSGNDQTAARTFADQGRLLPGTAEYEAQKNRLTAIQGLAGAGILSQTSMWHADGQYNLTSALNNVADVLVGGNFRQYSLFTNGTLSTIKAGGFCTTNTARSRRSARRYWPIS, from the coding sequence ATGAATATAAAGAAATATGCCTTGCTTTTCGCAGGGCTCTGGCTCGTTAGTACCTTAACGTTTGCCCAATCCGTTAACATAACCGGCTCTGTAATGGACCTCGTTAATCATAAGCCGCTGGTCAACGCAACGGTTACCCTGACTGGTCAACGGTTGGGTGCGGTCACCGATAATGATGGGAAGTTCAGCATCCAGACTAACCGAGCAGGGGCACTCACGCTACGTATCTCGATGGTTGGCTACGAACCCCAAACGGTTTTGGTGACGAATAGTAACGCTCCCCTTGTCATTCATCTGAACCCGTCGGTCAGTGATTTGGATGAAGTGGTCGTGGGCGCATCCCGCGTGGAAGAGCGGCTGGTCAGAGCACCGGTCACAATCGAGAAAATGGACGCCCGCAACATTCGCGAAACGCCGTCCGCTTCGTTTTACGAGGGGATCAATAACGTGAAGGGCGTCGACATGGTCACGAGTGGGTTGACTTATCGGCAGATCAACACGCGGGGCTTTGCCAGCACGGGCAATAGCCGGTTTCTGCAACTCATCGACGGGGTTGACAATCAACCCGCCGGGTTCGGCTTTTCGGTCGGCAACATGTTCGGACTGAGCGATCTGGATGCCGAGAGCGTGGAGTTGGTGCCCGGTGCGGCTTCGGCGCTGTATGGTCCGGCGGCTTTCAATGGCGCATTACTGATGACGAGCAAAGATCCGTTCACGCACCAGGGACTGAGCGTTCAGGCCAAAGTAGGTGTGAATCATTTGAATGACCGGAACACGGGAGCCGCCATGTACAACGATCATGCCATTCGGTATGCCAAAGCATTCAATAACAAGTTCGCGTTTAAGCTGAACGCATCGTATATGTGGGGGCTCGATTGGTTTGCCACCGATTACAACGATGTGAACCAGGCTACTCCAACCGACCAGCGGGGGGCGCAGAATCCGGCCCGGAACGGCCTCAATATCTACGGTGATGAGGTGGTCAGGACCCTGACGAATGCGGGGCAAGTCTCGCGGACGGGGTATCTGGAGAAAGATCTGACCGATTACAACGTCTATAGCCTGAAGCTGAATGGGGCGCTCCACTACCGGATTACGCCGGGTTTAGAAGCGATTTACGCGTTCAACTACGCCAAAGGAACCGCCAATTATACAGGCTCTAATCGGTTCTCGGTCAACGGATTTTCACTTACCCAACACCGGCTGGAATTACGCGGAAAGCAGTTCTTCGTGCGCTGGTACAGCAACGCCGAAGACTCGCATAATTCCTACAATACGCGGTCGCTGGGGCAGCAGATCAACCGAACGTGGGTGCGCGACCTAAATGGCAACGTCGTCACACCCGATAAAGCCGATGACACATGGTTCAGCCGGTACGCAGCCGCTTATGGTGGCACAATTCCGAACGTGAGTGGCAACGACCAGACGGCTGCCCGAACCTTCGCCGATCAGGGACGATTGCTGCCCGGTACGGCCGAGTACGAAGCGCAGAAAAATCGGCTGACGGCCATTCAGGGGCTGGCTGGCGCGGGTATTCTGAGCCAGACCAGTATGTGGCACGCTGATGGCCAGTACAACCTGACATCGGCGCTCAATAATGTCGCGGACGTGTTGGTTGGCGGTAATTTCCGGCAGTACAGTCTGTTCACGAACGGTACGCTTTCGACGATAAAGGCGGGCGGATTCTGTACCACGAATACGGCGCGTTCGCGCAGATCAGCAAGGCGATACTGGCCGATAAGCTAA
- a CDS encoding TonB-dependent receptor domain-containing protein yields the protein MADKLKLTVLGRYDKNQNFAGYFTPRASAVYSVTDRHHFRASYQTGFRNPTPSDQFIKLNVGPITILGGAPSNSTGMNVYENSYTAASVNQFGAGFGADVGKVGPQQAVLNNKDKLQKSNVPYIAPERVNSFEVGYRGLLSSNLSVDANYYYGVYTNFILNSVVLRPESPVLGSDGKPNAAAAQDILSGRVQAFQLYTNAPDKVSSQGTTLGLTYRTPGGYQIGTNGTWSAFNIRNADPNNVAAFNTPRFKTNVTLGHRSLLPNVGFNVSWHWQESFDWVSSFNALIPGRVPAYHLLDAQVNYRVSSLNTVVKLGANNLTNQYVVQAYGSPAVGGLYYVSLVFN from the coding sequence CTGGCCGATAAGCTAAAACTAACGGTATTGGGCCGGTACGATAAGAACCAGAATTTCGCCGGGTATTTTACGCCCCGGGCCTCGGCGGTCTACTCAGTCACCGACCGGCACCATTTCCGGGCGAGTTACCAGACGGGTTTCCGGAACCCTACGCCGTCCGACCAGTTTATCAAACTCAACGTGGGGCCGATCACGATTCTGGGGGGCGCACCCAGTAACAGCACGGGCATGAACGTCTACGAAAATTCGTACACAGCCGCCAGCGTGAATCAGTTTGGTGCTGGTTTCGGGGCCGATGTCGGCAAAGTCGGGCCGCAACAGGCGGTGCTGAACAACAAAGACAAGTTGCAGAAATCGAACGTGCCATACATTGCGCCCGAACGGGTCAATAGTTTTGAGGTCGGTTATCGCGGCTTGTTAAGCAGTAATCTGTCGGTCGATGCCAACTACTACTACGGCGTTTATACCAACTTCATTCTCAACTCCGTGGTGCTACGTCCGGAAAGCCCGGTGCTGGGTTCGGATGGTAAACCCAATGCCGCAGCCGCGCAGGATATTCTGAGCGGGCGGGTTCAGGCGTTTCAACTGTATACTAACGCCCCCGACAAGGTCTCATCGCAGGGGACCACGCTCGGTCTGACCTACCGGACACCGGGCGGCTACCAGATCGGGACCAACGGTACGTGGTCGGCCTTCAACATCCGCAACGCTGATCCCAACAACGTAGCCGCTTTCAATACACCCCGTTTCAAGACCAACGTCACGCTCGGCCACCGCAGTCTTTTGCCCAATGTTGGTTTTAACGTTTCGTGGCACTGGCAGGAAAGCTTCGACTGGGTAAGTTCGTTTAATGCGCTCATTCCCGGACGCGTACCGGCCTATCACCTCCTCGATGCACAGGTCAACTACCGGGTATCCTCACTCAACACGGTCGTGAAACTCGGTGCCAATAACCTGACCAACCAGTATGTGGTGCAGGCCTATGGCTCTCCGGCGGTGGGTGGGCTTTATTATGTGTCACTTGTGTTTAATTAA
- a CDS encoding response regulator, protein MDSLDTAQLTNTSYLAIRQYNFQQATLLVVEDQEDIWTLVRFSLSKYFPDVTLDRCANRKEAIAYLTDSMANGTGLPKLILQDLYLPQSEAGFGLVKDIRMLLLNQQQIPILVMSSSVDEGDVRQAYHQGASYYIVKPQTINNWLSLAQSLRQFWWEQGVLPLDGAVGNL, encoded by the coding sequence ATGGATTCACTCGACACCGCTCAGCTAACCAATACCAGCTATCTGGCTATACGCCAGTACAACTTCCAGCAGGCGACATTACTAGTGGTGGAAGATCAGGAGGACATCTGGACTCTGGTCCGCTTTAGTCTGTCCAAGTACTTTCCCGATGTGACCCTGGATCGATGCGCCAACCGAAAGGAGGCCATCGCCTACCTCACCGATTCCATGGCCAATGGCACTGGTTTACCCAAGTTGATCCTTCAGGATCTGTACTTGCCACAAAGTGAAGCGGGTTTTGGTCTGGTAAAAGACATTCGGATGCTACTCCTCAACCAGCAGCAGATTCCCATTCTGGTGATGAGCTCTTCGGTCGATGAAGGCGACGTACGGCAGGCCTATCACCAGGGGGCTAGCTATTACATCGTAAAGCCCCAGACTATTAACAATTGGCTGAGTCTGGCTCAGAGTTTGCGCCAGTTCTGGTGGGAACAGGGCGTGCTACCCTTGGATGGTGCAGTTGGGAATCTTTAA
- a CDS encoding carboxymuconolactone decarboxylase family protein, translating into MPHIPLPDHLPGITGLLEYRLDTAMPIRELTQLLLRGESTLSQGERELIAALVSSRNETNFCNAAHTKAADMLLGDDTTAAAVKTDIETAPVSEKMKALLQIAALTQRSGLAVTPEAVARAQAAGATDREIHDTVLLAALFCLYNKYVDGMATVTPTDPAYYEVLGDRIVNRGYNRPPGGHPAPQSTSNQS; encoded by the coding sequence ATGCCACATATTCCTCTACCGGACCATTTGCCGGGTATTACGGGCCTGCTCGAATACCGGCTTGATACGGCCATGCCCATTCGGGAACTGACCCAATTACTACTGCGGGGTGAATCGACCCTGTCACAAGGCGAACGCGAACTGATTGCCGCCCTGGTGTCGTCGCGCAACGAGACCAATTTCTGCAATGCCGCCCACACGAAAGCCGCCGATATGCTGCTCGGCGATGATACGACAGCAGCTGCGGTAAAAACCGACATCGAGACCGCTCCCGTGAGCGAGAAAATGAAAGCCCTGCTCCAAATTGCCGCCCTGACGCAGCGGTCGGGTCTGGCCGTCACGCCCGAAGCCGTTGCCCGTGCGCAGGCGGCTGGCGCCACCGATCGCGAGATCCATGACACCGTACTCCTGGCCGCGCTGTTTTGCCTGTACAACAAATACGTGGACGGCATGGCGACGGTGACTCCCACCGATCCGGCTTATTACGAGGTGCTCGGTGACCGCATCGTGAATCGGGGCTATAACCGTCCACCGGGCGGTCATCCGGCTCCACAATCCACATCCAATCAGTCATAA
- a CDS encoding MFS transporter encodes MEATLIKPQILPANWFAFGLCALSYLLGGTASTLMATFLPVAIPELVGQSVSEAQLGEIGAYISAAFLYGWTVGGLVFGLVADRIGRARAVAFVTFLYGVSMLCTVFAPTWPVLLVCRFLTGAGVGGVLLLTTVYLSEIWPSTSRAVVLGILAVMFPVGIVATGGLNAGLVPWRQAFWLGLIPVLVALLMFVRLPESDNWVQQRQQSNPDKAWTADDRANLLTGVLIFGAVLIGLWGTFSWIPTWVQSLLPAGQTGGRERGLTMMLLGMGGIIGGMVSGVLIGRLGSRTTLLLTFAGCAGGCALLFLSNRQFSPIIYAETAFVALFFGISQGALSSIIPALFSVRIRATAAGISFNIGRFFTATSVFFVGTMVAGLGGFGNALLLFSIAFLIAWVAVFVRYRPVS; translated from the coding sequence ATGGAAGCAACATTAATCAAACCCCAAATCCTGCCCGCCAACTGGTTCGCCTTTGGGCTGTGTGCACTGTCGTATTTGCTGGGCGGAACGGCCTCTACGCTCATGGCGACGTTTCTACCGGTTGCCATACCGGAATTGGTAGGTCAGTCAGTTTCTGAAGCCCAATTAGGCGAAATCGGCGCTTACATCAGCGCGGCTTTTCTGTACGGCTGGACAGTCGGCGGACTCGTGTTCGGCCTGGTCGCGGATCGGATTGGGCGGGCGCGGGCCGTCGCGTTCGTTACGTTTCTTTACGGCGTGTCTATGCTGTGTACGGTTTTCGCGCCTACCTGGCCGGTGCTGCTCGTTTGTCGATTTCTAACGGGCGCGGGCGTGGGTGGCGTGTTGCTGCTTACTACCGTTTATCTATCTGAAATCTGGCCCTCAACGAGTCGGGCGGTCGTGCTGGGCATTCTGGCCGTCATGTTTCCGGTGGGCATCGTGGCAACGGGCGGACTCAACGCCGGGCTGGTTCCCTGGCGACAGGCGTTCTGGCTGGGCCTGATTCCGGTACTGGTGGCTCTGCTGATGTTCGTGCGTCTACCTGAATCGGATAACTGGGTACAGCAACGCCAGCAATCGAACCCCGACAAGGCATGGACAGCTGACGACCGGGCCAACCTGCTGACCGGCGTATTGATTTTCGGGGCGGTATTGATCGGGCTGTGGGGTACGTTTTCCTGGATTCCGACCTGGGTGCAGTCGCTGCTACCCGCCGGTCAGACGGGCGGGCGCGAACGGGGACTGACCATGATGCTGCTCGGCATGGGCGGCATTATCGGTGGTATGGTATCGGGCGTCCTGATCGGGCGACTCGGTTCGCGGACAACGCTTTTGCTGACCTTCGCGGGCTGTGCGGGCGGCTGTGCGCTGCTGTTTCTCTCGAACCGCCAGTTTTCGCCGATCATCTATGCCGAAACGGCTTTTGTTGCCTTGTTCTTCGGTATTAGTCAGGGGGCATTGTCGAGCATTATCCCGGCGTTGTTTTCTGTTCGGATTCGCGCAACGGCGGCTGGCATCAGCTTCAACATCGGTCGTTTTTTTACGGCAACGTCGGTGTTTTTCGTCGGTACGATGGTCGCGGGGTTGGGTGGTTTCGGCAACGCGTTGCTCCTGTTTTCTATCGCCTTTCTGATTGCCTGGGTGGCTGTTTTTGTGCGATACAGGCCTGTTTCTTAG
- a CDS encoding sensor histidine kinase, protein MILFSDEASASLVQLAVYLSARREALLNNWRTACETDPTLKVVASLSREEFNNKVPFMLNVFQQQLRGQVQEAPISLLAAEHGLHRWQKGYALAELSAEMLHLSNLLLAELRLFWQDYLTTNSTVIPDAYEHFFEFVNQINTGSVGQYADLQRINASSRVETLEKALTELNEVGRQRADLLRHSSHDLRGSFGAIQGAASLLKLSIDSQEQREQMLSMLLRNLTNCRSLVTQLMDLARLEAGQEVLNIQSVDIGQLLTNLVADYQPLAAERGLLLNADGPVGLSIESDPVQLQRIIQNLVLNAIKHTPAGFVSISWSREKDSRWIVSVQDSGPGLPTAAKGGSFPQLLAPSSESTAAFGLENAQDDARQAATIQASRSALAHKGEGIGLSIVKGLCELLRAQLEIESKPGEGTLFRIRLAIHWQP, encoded by the coding sequence ATGATTCTCTTTTCTGATGAGGCATCGGCTTCGTTAGTTCAACTAGCCGTTTACCTGTCCGCCCGACGCGAGGCCCTGCTCAATAACTGGCGGACAGCTTGTGAGACTGATCCCACCCTGAAAGTCGTCGCCAGCCTGAGCCGCGAGGAGTTTAATAACAAAGTACCCTTCATGCTCAATGTGTTCCAGCAGCAGCTTCGGGGGCAGGTTCAAGAAGCCCCGATCAGCTTATTAGCCGCTGAACATGGCCTCCACCGCTGGCAAAAGGGGTATGCTTTGGCTGAATTGTCGGCCGAGATGTTGCATCTGAGCAACCTCTTGCTTGCCGAATTACGCTTGTTCTGGCAAGACTACCTTACCACCAATTCCACGGTTATACCCGATGCCTATGAACACTTTTTCGAGTTTGTTAATCAAATCAACACCGGGAGTGTAGGTCAGTATGCTGATCTACAACGCATCAATGCGTCCAGTCGGGTCGAAACCCTGGAAAAAGCCCTGACTGAGTTGAATGAGGTTGGTCGGCAACGGGCTGATTTACTGCGCCATTCCTCCCATGACCTGCGGGGTAGTTTTGGGGCCATTCAGGGAGCGGCTTCCTTATTGAAGTTGTCGATCGACTCTCAGGAACAGCGGGAACAGATGCTGTCCATGTTGCTGCGTAACCTGACCAATTGCCGTTCGCTGGTCACTCAGTTGATGGACTTAGCCCGGCTGGAAGCGGGGCAGGAAGTGCTCAACATCCAGTCCGTCGATATAGGCCAGTTACTGACCAACCTGGTGGCAGATTACCAGCCTCTGGCGGCTGAGCGGGGGCTCTTGCTCAATGCGGACGGTCCGGTTGGCCTGTCGATTGAGAGCGATCCGGTTCAGCTTCAGCGCATCATCCAAAATCTGGTGCTCAATGCCATCAAGCACACCCCTGCCGGATTCGTATCGATTTCGTGGAGTCGGGAAAAGGATTCTCGCTGGATCGTTAGTGTGCAGGATTCGGGACCGGGCTTGCCTACGGCTGCGAAAGGGGGTTCTTTTCCCCAACTATTAGCCCCTTCTTCGGAATCCACCGCGGCCTTTGGGCTGGAAAATGCGCAGGATGATGCTCGGCAGGCGGCTACGATACAAGCATCCCGCTCTGCCCTGGCACACAAAGGGGAAGGCATTGGTTTATCCATCGTCAAGGGGTTGTGTGAGCTGTTGCGGGCTCAGCTGGAGATCGAAAGCAAACCGGGTGAAGGCACCTTGTTTCGGATCCGGCTGGCAATTCATTGGCAGCCCTAG